From Streptomyces yatensis, one genomic window encodes:
- a CDS encoding TetR/AcrR family transcriptional regulator, producing the protein MARRKEFDPEVALDAAMRLFWRNGYEGTSTSDLVDGLGIARASLYGTFGSKRGLYLAALDRFLSGAAAPSPADILASRASALDAVRDLLETSAADPKPGTPQGCFAVNATVEHGDSDPEISRRLEGNRSRLETALYGALLRARAQGELAPGVDPSSAATMLASLNSGLKVLSCAGEGQRDRITTTIDTVMAMLTSPAAAVTD; encoded by the coding sequence ATGGCACGGAGGAAGGAATTCGACCCCGAGGTCGCGCTGGACGCCGCGATGCGGCTGTTCTGGCGCAATGGCTACGAGGGGACGTCCACCAGCGACCTGGTGGACGGGCTGGGGATCGCGCGGGCCAGTCTGTACGGGACCTTCGGGTCCAAGCGCGGACTGTATCTGGCCGCGCTCGACCGCTTTCTCTCCGGCGCCGCGGCGCCGAGCCCGGCCGACATCCTGGCATCCCGTGCGTCCGCCCTGGACGCCGTCCGGGATCTGCTGGAGACCAGCGCGGCAGACCCGAAACCGGGCACGCCCCAGGGCTGCTTCGCGGTCAACGCCACGGTGGAGCACGGGGATTCCGACCCCGAGATCTCGCGGCGGCTGGAGGGCAACCGAAGCCGCCTCGAGACCGCGCTGTACGGCGCGCTGCTGAGGGCGCGTGCGCAGGGCGAGCTGGCGCCCGGCGTCGATCCGAGTTCGGCGGCGACCATGCTGGCCTCGCTCAACAGTGGCCTGAAGGTGCTGTCGTGCGCGGGCGAGGGCCAGCGCGACCGCATCACCACCACGATCGACACGGTCATGGCGATGCTGACCTCCCCGGCGGCCGCCGTCACCGACTGA
- a CDS encoding winged helix-turn-helix transcriptional regulator: MGTKRYTGSPEDADLMRADSLAREIFADVANKWAFLIIEFLGERTLRFGELRNEVEGISHKMLTQNLRMLERNGLVERKVHPTVPPRVEYTLTEAGRTLRATVDGMCGWTHTYLGHIEDSRRRFDG, translated from the coding sequence ATGGGCACCAAGCGGTACACCGGCTCGCCCGAGGACGCCGATCTGATGCGCGCGGACTCCTTGGCGCGGGAGATCTTCGCGGATGTCGCCAACAAGTGGGCGTTCCTGATCATCGAGTTCCTCGGTGAACGCACCCTGCGCTTCGGCGAGTTGCGGAACGAGGTCGAGGGCATCAGCCACAAGATGCTCACCCAGAACCTGCGCATGCTGGAGCGCAACGGCCTGGTCGAGCGGAAGGTGCACCCCACCGTGCCGCCCCGGGTCGAATACACCCTCACCGAGGCGGGCCGGACCCTGCGCGCGACGGTCGACGGCATGTGCGGCTGGACCCACACCTACCTCGGCCATATCGAGGACTCCCGCCGCCGCTTCGACGGCTGA
- a CDS encoding YeeE/YedE family protein has product MTTAPPAEAAKTAALLSPSPTSVPRPKAPAAPPVRRVPLAVSGLLGAALTAYVWSAHGAKPGVLLLLGLALGIALFHSRFGFTSAWRQLVAVGNGTGLRAHALLLGTTATLFALLIGTKTGLFGSVPAPSGGPLGFGLLIGSFVFAVGMQLGGACASGTLFAVGSGQTSIVLTLGGFIGGATLAAWQFDLWKDLPSLEPVVMADHIGWFGSWAVTILVLAAIVLISRSVQARRNPPPIGAVPSARGAAARVLRGSWPLAVGALALAVLGAGVLLVSGGAWGVTSAFSLWGAELVRALGGHPESWSWWQQPGNKEMLAGPVLADKTSLTDIGIMIGAAVAAALGGTWTLHRGVPWRTATAAVLGGVLMGIGARLAGGCNIGAYLAGIASGSLHGWVWGGFALLGTWAGLKLRPLFGLGNPKPGDGVC; this is encoded by the coding sequence GTGACCACCGCCCCGCCCGCCGAGGCAGCGAAGACCGCCGCACTGCTGTCCCCCTCACCCACCTCCGTGCCCCGGCCAAAGGCGCCCGCCGCGCCGCCGGTGCGGAGGGTGCCGCTCGCCGTGTCCGGGCTGCTCGGCGCGGCGCTGACCGCGTATGTCTGGTCCGCCCACGGGGCCAAGCCCGGCGTTCTGCTGCTGCTCGGCCTCGCCCTGGGCATCGCCCTCTTCCACTCCCGCTTCGGCTTCACCTCCGCCTGGCGGCAGCTGGTCGCCGTCGGCAACGGCACCGGCCTGCGCGCCCACGCTCTGCTGCTCGGCACCACGGCCACGCTGTTCGCCCTGCTCATCGGCACCAAGACCGGGCTGTTCGGATCCGTACCGGCGCCCTCGGGCGGACCGCTGGGTTTCGGGCTGCTGATCGGGTCGTTCGTCTTCGCCGTCGGCATGCAGCTCGGTGGGGCCTGCGCCTCCGGCACCCTCTTCGCGGTCGGCTCGGGGCAGACCTCGATCGTGCTCACGCTCGGCGGTTTCATCGGCGGTGCGACCCTGGCCGCCTGGCAGTTCGACCTGTGGAAGGACCTGCCGTCGCTGGAGCCGGTCGTCATGGCGGACCACATCGGCTGGTTCGGCTCCTGGGCGGTGACGATCCTCGTGCTCGCCGCCATCGTCCTGATCAGCCGTAGCGTCCAGGCCCGCCGCAACCCGCCGCCGATCGGTGCGGTGCCCTCCGCGCGCGGTGCCGCCGCCCGTGTCCTGCGCGGCTCCTGGCCGCTGGCGGTCGGCGCCCTGGCGCTGGCCGTGCTGGGCGCCGGGGTGCTGCTCGTCTCGGGCGGCGCGTGGGGCGTCACCAGTGCCTTCAGCCTGTGGGGAGCGGAGCTGGTGCGAGCGCTCGGCGGCCATCCGGAGAGCTGGTCCTGGTGGCAGCAGCCCGGCAACAAGGAGATGCTCGCCGGGCCGGTGCTCGCCGACAAGACCAGTCTCACCGACATCGGCATCATGATCGGCGCGGCGGTCGCCGCGGCGCTCGGCGGCACCTGGACCCTGCACCGCGGCGTGCCGTGGCGGACGGCGACCGCGGCGGTGCTCGGCGGGGTGCTGATGGGCATCGGTGCCCGGCTCGCGGGCGGCTGCAACATCGGCGCCTACCTCGCGGGCATCGCCTCCGGCAGCCTGCACGGCTGGGTCTGGGGCGGCTTCGCCCTCCTCGGCACCTGGGCCGGGCTGAAGCTGCGGCCGCTCTTCGGGCTCGGGAATCCGAAGCCGGGCGACGGCGTCTGCTGA
- a CDS encoding ACP S-malonyltransferase: MTEPQATESRTPEPQATESQATESQPGRTAFVFPGMGPFRFTDVGEFLLTNPHARRRLAIADEVVGYSVFDRYRQSDGDEEGQYAAHTQIAFLTVCLSLADWAEETLGEKPELCAGPSFGQRAAVTYAGSLPFEETVRLTADLARCEEEYFAREHREAVTHCVIHTPEESLRKALDELDDEGEWHDVSGHIDRGFYLVSLREPVLDRFKKRIGDLGGYNMYTMWPPVHAPSFGDLRRKAEEEVFGGFQLADPKIPVVSDQNGALLTDAEGVRTMLLDTFNCPIRWPDMVETMRGQGITKVCISGPDNLFGRVNSTGENFEVLAIDARKAMRPRVRQRSARRARR; this comes from the coding sequence ATGACAGAGCCACAGGCGACAGAGTCCCGGACCCCAGAGCCCCAGGCCACCGAGTCGCAGGCAACGGAGTCACAGCCGGGCCGCACGGCGTTCGTCTTCCCCGGGATGGGGCCCTTCCGCTTCACCGACGTGGGCGAGTTCCTGCTGACCAACCCCCATGCCCGGCGTCGGCTCGCGATCGCCGACGAGGTGGTGGGGTACTCCGTCTTCGACCGGTACCGCCAGTCGGACGGCGACGAGGAGGGGCAGTACGCCGCCCACACCCAGATCGCCTTCCTGACCGTCTGTCTCTCCCTCGCCGACTGGGCCGAGGAAACGCTGGGCGAGAAGCCCGAGCTGTGCGCCGGGCCGAGCTTCGGCCAGCGGGCCGCGGTCACCTACGCGGGGTCGCTGCCCTTCGAGGAGACCGTGCGGCTCACCGCCGATCTGGCCCGCTGCGAGGAGGAGTACTTCGCGCGGGAGCACCGCGAGGCGGTCACCCACTGTGTGATCCACACCCCCGAGGAGAGCCTGCGCAAGGCGCTGGACGAGCTGGACGACGAGGGGGAGTGGCACGACGTCTCCGGCCACATCGACCGGGGCTTCTACCTCGTGTCCCTGCGCGAGCCCGTGCTCGACCGGTTCAAGAAGCGGATCGGCGACCTCGGCGGCTACAACATGTACACGATGTGGCCGCCCGTCCACGCCCCCTCGTTCGGCGACCTGCGCCGCAAGGCGGAGGAAGAGGTCTTCGGCGGCTTCCAGCTGGCCGACCCCAAGATTCCGGTGGTCTCCGACCAGAACGGCGCGCTGCTGACGGATGCGGAGGGGGTGCGCACCATGCTGCTCGACACCTTCAACTGCCCGATCCGCTGGCCGGACATGGTGGAGACGATGCGGGGGCAGGGCATCACCAAGGTCTGCATCTCGGGTCCGGACAACCTCTTCGGCCGGGTGAACAGCACCGGGGAGAACTTCGAGGTCCTGGCCATCGACGCCCGCAAGGCGATGCGCCCGCGCGTCCGTCAGAGGAGTGCTCGCCGGGCGCGGCGGTGA
- a CDS encoding FadR/GntR family transcriptional regulator, translating into MATQEPSGAPSALTSSALAAIRRTSAVDTVRARISLAVDLGLLAPGERLPNVQATAAALGVGEITVRRAFGTLEREGVVERRPGRTGGTFIAERPRRRTVAQVAAYREDSERVHRLIDERIVLEAGFAHLAAERLDRSGLDRLDQCIREMDAAESWAEFHASDQRFHLALAEGAGLSAALAMYQRVTGELYAYFLPYPMGYLRSSNEQHRAIRAALGARDAASAAGLLHDHVAELHHSMYVGLADDAERGDDRPS; encoded by the coding sequence ATGGCGACCCAGGAACCGTCCGGCGCACCGAGCGCCCTGACCAGCAGCGCCCTCGCCGCGATCCGCCGCACCAGCGCAGTGGACACCGTTCGGGCCCGGATCTCCCTGGCGGTCGACCTGGGCCTGCTGGCACCCGGTGAGCGGCTGCCCAATGTGCAGGCCACGGCGGCGGCGCTCGGGGTCGGCGAGATCACCGTCCGCCGGGCCTTCGGCACCCTGGAGCGCGAAGGCGTGGTCGAGCGGCGCCCGGGGCGCACGGGCGGCACCTTCATCGCGGAGCGGCCCCGCCGCCGCACCGTGGCGCAGGTCGCCGCGTACCGGGAGGACAGCGAACGGGTCCACCGGCTGATCGACGAACGCATCGTGCTGGAGGCCGGGTTCGCGCATCTGGCCGCCGAACGGCTCGATCGGAGCGGGCTCGACCGGCTCGATCAGTGCATCCGGGAGATGGACGCGGCCGAGAGCTGGGCCGAGTTCCACGCGAGTGACCAACGGTTCCATCTGGCCCTCGCCGAGGGCGCCGGACTGTCCGCCGCCCTGGCGATGTACCAGCGGGTCACCGGGGAGCTGTACGCGTACTTCCTGCCGTACCCGATGGGCTACCTCCGCAGCAGCAACGAGCAGCACAGGGCCATCCGGGCCGCGCTCGGCGCGCGGGACGCCGCCTCGGCGGCGGGCCTCCTCCACGACCATGTCGCCGAGCTCCACCACTCGATGTACGTCGGCCTCGCGGATGATGCCGAGCGGGGCGACGACAGGCCCTCGTGA
- a CDS encoding helix-turn-helix domain-containing protein, producing MDHPDNPAEDVLAGVGPRLRALRRARSATLAALANETGLTASTLSRLENGKLRPTLEQLLPLARAHGVPLDDLVAAPPTGDPRIHLRPVRRSGLVMVPLTRRAGGIQAYKVIYPPAGRSPTMKLQTHEGYEWFYVLDGHARFVLGEREFRLGAGEAAEFDTRVPHWIGSADSRPVEVLTLFGAQGERAHLAPAGH from the coding sequence ATGGACCACCCAGACAACCCCGCGGAAGACGTGCTGGCCGGAGTGGGACCGCGGCTGCGTGCCCTGCGCCGGGCGCGGAGCGCCACACTGGCGGCGCTGGCCAACGAAACCGGCCTCACGGCGAGCACCCTGTCCCGTCTCGAGAACGGCAAGCTCCGCCCCACGCTGGAGCAGCTGCTGCCGCTGGCCCGGGCGCACGGCGTTCCGCTCGACGATCTCGTCGCGGCGCCGCCCACCGGCGACCCGCGCATCCACCTGCGGCCGGTGCGGCGATCCGGGCTGGTGATGGTGCCGCTGACCAGGCGGGCCGGCGGTATCCAGGCGTACAAGGTGATCTATCCGCCCGCCGGCCGGTCACCCACGATGAAGCTGCAGACCCACGAGGGATACGAGTGGTTCTACGTCCTCGACGGACACGCCAGGTTCGTGCTCGGCGAGCGGGAGTTCCGGCTCGGCGCCGGGGAGGCGGCGGAGTTCGACACCCGCGTACCGCACTGGATCGGCAGTGCCGACAGCCGGCCCGTGGAGGTGCTCACGCTGTTCGGCGCGCAGGGCGAGCGCGCACATCTGGCACCGGCCGGGCACTGA
- a CDS encoding carbon-nitrogen hydrolase family protein, whose protein sequence is MTRIHPWTPTPKALMKISGLQTAGTPGDVDANLHELDAACRRARAEGAELLITTELFVTGYDIGDAVRDLARTDLLSPARELAASHGIALVLGAPEYDSGAYYNSAFFIDPAGAILGRHRKNHLFGELDRRYFTPGDLPAPVIDYAGVRIAMLICYDVEFPENVRSAALAGADLVAVPTAQMQPYEFIAEHLLRVRAWENQIYIAYVNHDGDEGSLRYVGRSSIVSPSATVLDSVEHGNRLLFATVEPHTVRQARKANPYLADLRPDLFTPPSARATKDPSC, encoded by the coding sequence ATGACTCGCATTCACCCCTGGACGCCCACTCCAAAGGCACTGATGAAGATCTCCGGACTGCAGACGGCGGGAACGCCCGGCGACGTCGACGCCAACCTCCACGAACTGGACGCGGCGTGCCGCCGGGCCCGTGCCGAAGGCGCCGAACTGCTGATCACCACCGAGTTGTTCGTCACCGGCTACGACATCGGGGACGCCGTCCGGGACCTGGCCCGCACCGACCTGCTGTCACCGGCACGCGAGCTGGCCGCTTCCCACGGCATCGCGCTCGTCCTCGGGGCGCCCGAGTACGACTCCGGCGCCTACTACAACAGCGCCTTCTTCATCGACCCGGCCGGAGCCATCCTCGGCCGGCACCGCAAGAACCATCTCTTCGGCGAGCTCGACCGCAGGTACTTCACCCCGGGCGACCTGCCCGCCCCCGTCATCGACTACGCGGGCGTCCGGATCGCGATGCTGATCTGCTACGACGTGGAGTTCCCCGAGAACGTGCGGTCCGCCGCCCTCGCCGGCGCGGACCTCGTCGCGGTCCCGACCGCCCAGATGCAACCGTACGAGTTCATCGCCGAGCACCTGCTGAGGGTGCGTGCCTGGGAAAACCAGATCTACATCGCCTACGTCAACCATGACGGCGACGAGGGTTCACTGCGCTACGTCGGCCGCAGCTCCATCGTGAGCCCGTCGGCGACCGTGCTGGACAGCGTCGAACACGGCAACCGGCTGCTCTTCGCCACCGTGGAACCACACACGGTCCGGCAGGCGCGCAAGGCCAATCCGTACCTGGCCGACCTCAGGCCAGACCTCTTCACCCCCCCGTCCGCCCGCGCCACCAAGGACCCGTCATGCTGA
- a CDS encoding DinB family protein: MQESSARRPRTRRKETGPPATGPDEKATLRGFLDYLRDSVADKVAGVPEPQVRTGGVPSGTSLLGLLKHLAFVERFSFLGEDAGDWPATMRPSAEDTVDGVLADYRETVERANRVIDACPDLTLPAPRAPRRGSAPSMRWVLVHMIEETGRHAGHADILRERIDGSTGR, translated from the coding sequence ATGCAGGAAAGCAGTGCCCGGCGACCCCGGACCCGCAGGAAGGAAACCGGCCCTCCGGCGACCGGCCCCGACGAGAAGGCCACCCTCCGGGGCTTCCTCGACTATCTGCGGGACTCGGTCGCGGACAAGGTCGCGGGCGTACCGGAACCGCAGGTCCGAACGGGCGGGGTGCCCTCGGGCACCAGCCTCCTCGGACTGCTCAAACACCTGGCGTTCGTCGAGCGGTTCTCCTTCCTCGGCGAGGACGCCGGCGACTGGCCCGCGACCATGCGGCCGTCCGCCGAGGACACCGTCGACGGCGTGCTCGCCGACTACCGCGAGACGGTCGAGCGGGCGAACCGCGTCATCGACGCCTGCCCCGATCTGACGCTCCCCGCTCCGCGGGCCCCGCGCCGGGGATCGGCACCGTCGATGCGCTGGGTCCTGGTGCACATGATCGAGGAGACCGGCCGGCACGCCGGACACGCCGATATCCTCCGCGAGCGCATCGACGGATCCACCGGCCGCTGA
- a CDS encoding RidA family protein — protein sequence MAITLVNPGGLPEIEVYRQVSIATGSRLVHIAGQVAWDADGVTVGEGDLAAQVERCYLNIGIALAEVGGSFDDVAKLTVYVVDWTPDKMPLFLEGAARAAAKLGVTPVPPGTLLGVAALDVPEHLVEIEATAVLD from the coding sequence ATGGCCATCACTCTGGTGAACCCCGGCGGATTGCCGGAGATCGAGGTGTACCGGCAGGTGTCGATCGCGACCGGGTCGAGGCTGGTCCATATCGCCGGACAGGTCGCCTGGGACGCCGACGGGGTCACGGTCGGCGAAGGCGACCTCGCCGCTCAGGTCGAGCGGTGCTACCTCAACATCGGCATCGCCCTGGCCGAGGTCGGCGGCTCCTTCGACGATGTGGCGAAACTGACCGTCTACGTCGTCGACTGGACGCCCGACAAGATGCCCCTGTTCCTGGAGGGGGCCGCCCGGGCGGCCGCGAAGCTGGGGGTCACCCCGGTCCCGCCGGGGACGCTGCTGGGGGTCGCCGCGCTGGACGTCCCCGAGCACCTGGTCGAGATCGAAGCCACCGCGGTCCTCGACTGA
- a CDS encoding DUF3616 domain-containing protein, with translation MVPFHAAPPRRTRRVVHAAALALVAGATTLSALPASAVAGNADYGTPTIKPATSYLSGAVGATGDPTVTVKVAQSGADADELTVSATATTHGSVARTGDVTVTGTGATREVAVRARGEGYTDLTLKVNGLGGKSATTTLHYAASGAVGNATDTRYLTGSSDSSAAVDVGDGYMVVADDESNVLRLYRRDSSGAPVRTWDVSSGLDVDKEIDIEAAARVGDTVYWTGSLGNNKDGEPKEDRFTLFTTTVSGSGADTELEVGGSYQGLREDLVDWDKANGDRLGFAKGTEDGQVPKQIDGFNVEGLEFAPGSGSTAYLGFRAPLVPPADGGKALLVPVTNADELARSGSDKDTHATFGDPITLDLGGLSVRDIRRNGKGQYLIVAGSWAAEDNSAPYALYSWDGVAGHQPVKRLDLPTADPGGWEIVVDVPDLTAPGARAQVITDSGSADLYGDGTEAKDLEHEEWKKSRSVSFPLNP, from the coding sequence ATGGTCCCGTTCCATGCCGCTCCCCCGCGCCGTACCCGCCGGGTCGTCCACGCCGCCGCGCTGGCGCTGGTGGCCGGCGCCACGACGCTGTCCGCGCTCCCGGCCTCCGCGGTGGCCGGGAACGCGGACTACGGCACGCCGACCATCAAGCCCGCCACCTCGTACCTGTCCGGCGCCGTCGGCGCCACCGGCGACCCGACGGTGACCGTGAAGGTGGCCCAGAGCGGCGCCGACGCGGACGAGCTCACCGTGTCCGCGACCGCCACCACCCACGGCTCGGTCGCCCGGACCGGGGACGTCACGGTGACCGGCACCGGCGCCACCCGCGAGGTGGCCGTACGGGCGCGCGGCGAGGGCTACACCGACCTCACCCTCAAGGTGAACGGCCTCGGCGGCAAGAGCGCCACCACCACCCTGCACTACGCGGCCTCCGGCGCCGTGGGCAACGCCACCGACACCCGCTACCTCACCGGCTCCAGCGACTCCTCCGCCGCAGTGGACGTCGGCGACGGCTATATGGTCGTCGCCGACGACGAGTCCAACGTCCTGCGCCTGTACCGCCGCGACTCCTCCGGTGCGCCGGTGCGCACCTGGGACGTCAGCTCCGGCCTCGATGTCGACAAGGAGATCGACATCGAGGCCGCGGCCCGCGTCGGCGACACCGTCTACTGGACCGGCTCGCTGGGCAACAACAAGGACGGTGAGCCGAAGGAGGACCGCTTCACCCTCTTCACCACCACCGTCTCCGGGTCGGGCGCCGACACCGAACTCGAGGTCGGCGGCTCCTACCAGGGCCTGCGCGAGGACCTGGTGGACTGGGACAAGGCCAACGGCGACCGGCTCGGCTTCGCCAAGGGCACCGAGGACGGCCAGGTGCCCAAGCAGATCGACGGATTCAACGTCGAGGGCCTGGAGTTCGCGCCCGGCTCCGGCTCCACCGCGTACCTGGGCTTCCGGGCGCCGCTGGTGCCGCCCGCCGACGGCGGCAAGGCGCTGCTGGTCCCGGTCACCAATGCCGATGAGCTGGCCCGGTCCGGCAGCGACAAGGACACCCACGCCACCTTCGGCGACCCGATCACCCTCGACCTCGGGGGCCTGAGCGTGCGCGACATCCGCCGCAACGGCAAGGGCCAGTACCTGATCGTGGCCGGCTCCTGGGCGGCCGAGGACAACAGCGCCCCGTACGCGCTCTACTCCTGGGACGGTGTCGCCGGACACCAGCCGGTCAAGCGGCTCGACCTGCCGACGGCCGATCCGGGCGGCTGGGAGATCGTGGTGGACGTGCCCGACCTCACGGCCCCCGGTGCCCGGGCCCAGGTCATCACCGACAGCGGCTCGGCCGATCTGTACGGGGACGGCACCGAGGCCAAGGACCTGGAGCACGAGGAGTGGAAGAAGTCCCGGTCGGTGAGCTTCCCCCTGAACCCCTGA
- a CDS encoding alpha/beta fold hydrolase has translation MLFDHRGDPVRTGRAAVNGTKLHYRTAGSGPVVVLLHGVPKTGYHWRHLVPKLTARHTVVVPDLRGLGDSARPADGFDCATMSDDIAALMAHLGHESYTAMGEDWGAVVAYQLAARHREHVEALVFAEALLPGFGFEDHTALTHENVSGGMFLWHLGFYFQPDVPEMLIAGHERELITYMLKDERSYPDTATAEAIDEYVRCYSMPGGIRSMLAIYRAMLVDADQNREAARTMLDIPVLALGGDAFIGERNETQMRLLAHDVTGHVFQAGHDLAEEVPEEVADVLLPFLADRLT, from the coding sequence ATGCTTTTCGACCATCGTGGAGACCCCGTCCGCACCGGCCGCGCCGCCGTCAACGGCACCAAGCTCCATTACCGAACGGCCGGCTCCGGCCCGGTGGTGGTACTGCTGCACGGAGTGCCCAAGACCGGCTACCACTGGCGGCATCTGGTCCCGAAGCTGACGGCACGGCACACCGTCGTGGTGCCGGACCTCCGTGGTCTGGGCGACTCGGCCCGTCCCGCGGACGGATTCGACTGCGCCACCATGAGCGACGACATCGCCGCGCTCATGGCCCACCTCGGGCATGAGTCCTACACCGCCATGGGGGAGGACTGGGGAGCGGTGGTCGCCTACCAGCTCGCCGCCCGGCACCGTGAGCACGTCGAGGCCCTGGTGTTCGCCGAGGCGCTGTTGCCCGGCTTCGGCTTCGAGGACCACACCGCCCTGACCCACGAGAATGTCTCGGGCGGGATGTTCCTGTGGCATCTGGGCTTCTATTTCCAGCCGGACGTACCCGAGATGCTGATCGCCGGGCATGAGCGCGAACTCATCACCTACATGCTCAAGGACGAGCGCAGCTACCCCGACACCGCCACCGCCGAGGCGATCGACGAGTATGTGCGCTGCTACTCCATGCCCGGCGGTATCCGCTCGATGCTGGCGATCTACCGGGCGATGCTCGTGGACGCCGACCAGAACCGGGAAGCGGCGCGCACGATGCTGGACATCCCCGTGCTGGCGCTCGGCGGCGACGCGTTCATCGGCGAGCGGAACGAGACCCAGATGCGGCTGCTCGCCCATGACGTCACCGGCCATGTCTTCCAGGCCGGACACGACCTCGCCGAGGAGGTGCCGGAGGAGGTGGCCGATGTCCTGCTGCCGTTCCTGGCCGACCGGCTCACCTGA
- a CDS encoding class I SAM-dependent methyltransferase — MDSTQGRRPTAHAGHQGTADTDAEQFWERHYGTRRGWDAHVNPLLAETAAPLRPGAALDLGCGPGGDAIWLAQRGWHVTAVDISTTAVERVRERARDLGVGDRVATEQHDLAGSFPAGQFDLVSAQYFHTPFSLPRGRVLRTAAGALRPGGLLLIVDHGSTAPWSWNQDPGIHYPTPTEVAAELDLDPAQWSVLRAEMPGREATGPAGERATVIDNVLLVQRRDRRMAA; from the coding sequence ATGGATTCCACGCAAGGCCGACGACCCACCGCCCACGCCGGGCACCAGGGCACGGCGGACACGGACGCCGAGCAGTTCTGGGAGCGGCACTACGGCACCCGGCGCGGCTGGGACGCGCATGTCAACCCGCTGCTCGCCGAGACCGCCGCGCCGCTGCGCCCCGGTGCCGCCCTGGATCTGGGCTGTGGCCCCGGCGGCGACGCCATCTGGCTGGCCCAGCGGGGCTGGCACGTCACCGCCGTGGACATCTCCACCACGGCCGTCGAACGGGTGCGGGAGCGCGCCCGCGATCTCGGCGTCGGGGACCGGGTCGCCACCGAACAGCACGATCTGGCCGGGAGCTTCCCGGCCGGCCAGTTCGATCTGGTCTCCGCCCAGTACTTCCACACCCCGTTCTCGCTGCCCCGCGGCCGAGTCCTGCGCACCGCCGCGGGGGCGCTGCGCCCCGGCGGTCTCCTGCTGATCGTCGACCACGGCTCCACCGCGCCCTGGTCGTGGAACCAGGACCCCGGCATCCACTACCCCACGCCCACCGAGGTCGCCGCCGAGCTCGATCTCGACCCCGCGCAGTGGTCCGTGCTGCGCGCCGAGATGCCCGGCCGCGAGGCCACCGGACCCGCTGGTGAGCGCGCCACCGTCATCGACAACGTCCTGCTCGTCCAGCGGCGCGACCGCCGGATGGCCGCCTGA